One part of the Glycine soja cultivar W05 chromosome 11, ASM419377v2, whole genome shotgun sequence genome encodes these proteins:
- the LOC114373090 gene encoding uncharacterized protein LOC114373090, with the protein MVFCTINDFPAYGNLSGYSVKGHHACPICEQNTSFRQLKHGKKTVYTRHRRFLKQYHPYRRLKKAFDGSQEHETAPNPLTGDEVYQRVKDVVNMFGKSQKKPSSTSNMWKKKSIFFDLPYWSDHHVRHCIDVMHVEKNVCDSLIGTLLNIEGKTKDGFKCRQDLVDMGIRQVLHPISKGNRTYLPPACYTMSTAEKRSFCECLRNIKVPQGYSSNIKSLVSVNELKLVGLKSHDCHVLMQQLLPVAIRGTLPEKVRVAISRLCFIFNAICAKVIDPKQLDALEDEVVVVLCQMEMFFPPSFFDIMVHLVVHLVREIRCCGPTYFRWMYPVERYMKVLKGYTKNRHRPEASIVERYVAEECIEFASQYIDSLKPVGVPASRHEQPIAGNGTRGYNVVTMTRHDVSQAHLYILNNTTEVFPYIEAHKKHVRDSHPKMNMMRVLQEHNKTFINWFRQTILADKSVSRRLTLLSIGPNLNVPTWKGYDINNYSFYTKSQDDKSSVQNSGVCVDADSEHFSSTLDNNPIRASMSYFGVIQEIWEVDYTSFRVSVFKCQWVNGTTGVFQDPLGFTLVDLSKVAYIDEPFIMAAQARQVFYVQDPCNSSLSVALQGRPSGMNYHNDEPTLDIGQMSGFSKQLPSMNEADEVDDGHANRVDHDEGLWENIPTG; encoded by the coding sequence ATGGTTTTTTGTACCATCAATGACTTTCCAGCCTACGGAAATTTAAGTGGATATAGTGTCAAAGGACATCACGCATGTCCTATATGTGAGCAGAATACTAGTTTCCGCCAACTtaaacatggaaagaagactGTGTATACTAGGCATCGAAGATTTCTCAAACAGTATCATCCGTATCGACGATTGAAGAAGGCATTCGATGGAAGTCAAGAACATGAAACCGCGCCAAATCCATTAACTGGCGATGAAGTATATCAGCGGGTCAAGGATGTCGTAAATATGTTCGGCAAGTCCCAAAAAAAACCATCATCCACTTCAAACATGTGGAAAAAGAAgtctattttctttgatcttccgtactggtccgATCATCATGTTAGGCATTGTATAGACGTCATGCATgtcgagaaaaatgtttgtgattctTTAATTGGGACCCTCCTAAACATTGAgggcaagacaaaggatggtttcAAGTGTCGTCAAGACTTGGTTGACATGGGTATACGTCAAGTGTTGCATCCTATCTCAAAAGGTAACAGGACATATCTGCCCCCAGCCTGTTACACAATGTCAACAGCTGAAAAGAGAAGTTTTTGTGAATGCTTGCGTAAtatcaaagtcccacaaggctACTCTTCAAACATCAAGAGTCTTGTGTCTGTGAATGAGCTTAAGTTGGTTGGCTTGAAATCAcatgattgtcatgtgttaATGCAACAACTTTTGCCTGTTGCAATCCGCGGAACATTGCCTGAGAAGGTCCGTGTTGCAATCAGTCGcttgtgtttcatttttaatgctATATGTGCCAAGGTCATTGACCCTAAACAGTTGGATGCTTTGGAAGATGAGGTTGTCGTTGTCCTTTGTCAAATGGAGATGTTTTTccctccttcattttttgacattatgGTACACTTAGTTGTTCATCTGGTAAGGGAAATAAGGTGTTGTGGTCCTACGTATTTTAGATGGATGTATCCAGTTGAGCGGTACATGAAGGTCTTAAAGGGTTATACGAAGAATCGACATCGACCAGAGGCCTCAATAGTGGAAAGATACGTTGCTGAAGAATGCATTGAGTTTGCCTCACAGTACATTGACTCATTGAAACCTGTCGGTGTTCCTGCATCCCGGCATGAACAGCCAATAGCCGGCAATGGTACTCGTGGATACAATGTTGTGacaatgactagacatgacgtGTCACAAgcacatttgtatatattaaacaaCACAACAGAGGTGTTTCCGTACATAGAGGCTcacaaaaaacatgttagagATAGTCACCCcaaaatgaacatgatgagggTATTGCAAGAGCACAACAAAACTTTCATAAATTGGTTTAGACAAACAATACTTGCTGATAAAAGTGTTTCCAGACGACTGACATTGTTATCCATTGGCCCAAATTTGAATGTCCCTACATGGAAGGGGTATGACATTAACAATTATTCATTCTACACAAAGTCCCAAGATGATAAAAGTTCGGTACAAAACAGTGGGGTCTGTGTTGATGCTGATTCGGAGCACTTTTCCAGTACATTGGATAACAACCCCATTCGAGCATCCATGTCTTACTTTGGTGTCATTCAAGAAATTTGGGAGGTTGATTATACATCATTTAGAGTGTCTGTTTTTAAGTGTCAGTGGGTGAACGGGACAACGGGTGTGTTTCAAGATCCATTGGGATTTACTTTGGTAGACCTTAGTAAGGTGGCATATATAGACGAACCTTTCATTATGGCAGCACAAGCCAGACAAGTTTTCTATGTACAAGATCCATGTAATTCAAGTTTGTCTGTGGCTCTGCAAGGAAGACCAAGTGGAATGAATTACCATAATGATGAGCCAACCCTTGACATTGGTCAAATGTCtggtttttcaaaacaattgccTTCAATGAATGAAGCTGATGAAGTGGATGATGGACATGCAAATCGtgtagatcatgatgaaggtctATGGGAAAACATCCCTACAGGCTGA